One Mycobacterium paraseoulense genomic window, CGTTGGTGGGCGAGTTGATCCCGCCCGGAGGTGAAATCCGCAGCGACGTCAGCGCGGTCTACGACGAGTGGATCGCCCTGTTTCGCACCGGATTGACCTCTATGCGCAAACGAGGAGACCTGCGCGCCGACGCTGATCCTCTGCACCTCGCGCGGGTGCTGGTCGCCGCCCACCAAGGCGGATCGCTGCTCACCCAGACGACTCGGTCCATCAACCCGCTGCGCGACGCACTCAGTGCCGCCGTCGACTACGTTCATTCGTTCGCGACCCAGCCGGTGACCGCCTCGAGGCGCCACACGAAGGCATCGGGACGAGCTAGGTAGCTGGCCAGCCCAATCATGGCGTCCGAGACTCCACGACCGCTAGGTATAAGCCGAGGCCGCAGCCCCCTGCGCCGCTTCCCCTGGTATTGGTGACCGTCGGTCACGCGGGCGGGTGGCGAACTGGCGCAGGTAACTTAACGCGAAGGTCAAGGCGTCACGATCCGGCCAGGCCTTGCCGTACGCGCCGCTCATCAGGCTTCCGCCTTCATGTGCGGTCACCAGTACGTTAGCCAGAACCGCGGGATCAGCGGACTCAATAACCAACCCGCGATTCTTCATTCGTGACAAGCCCCGGCGCAACAGCGCCGTCCACTGCCGGTAACCATCTGCGAGCAGTTCGCGCGTCTGCTCGTCGTGCTTGCCTAGTTGGCCGGCCAGCATGCCATAGGTCGGCAACGCCTGGTGTCGAATTCGCCGCGGGCTCAACGCCAACGTGAGCTCGACCCACTTCTCGAAATCATCGAAGGTATCCAGATTGTTCAGCGCCTCTTGCCGATGAAAGTCCAGGAGTACCTCGGTTTGCCGAGCGACCACGGCTCGTATCAACGCGTCCTTATCAGCGAAGTAGTGCGACAGCTGTGAGCCACTGACCGAGGCGGCTTGCCGTACCCGCTCTTGACTTACCGCGGGAACCCCCTCAGTGACA contains:
- a CDS encoding TetR/AcrR family transcriptional regulator, which codes for MAPRDADQLPVTSRGRATRDRIISCAAELFVTEGVPAVSQERVRQAASVSGSQLSHYFADKDALIRAVVARQTEVLLDFHRQEALNNLDTFDDFEKWVELTLALSPRRIRHQALPTYGMLAGQLGKHDEQTRELLADGYRQWTALLRRGLSRMKNRGLVIESADPAVLANVLVTAHEGGSLMSGAYGKAWPDRDALTFALSYLRQFATRPRDRRSPIPGEAAQGAAASAYT